From a single Oceanobacillus kimchii X50 genomic region:
- a CDS encoding DUF3231 family protein, which produces MVMHRFKEKDEPFHSGEVYHLWSYLYQVKTSLVSLQIFINHSVDHDFRVLVEDLLESCFTQESEQIEGILKEAGIRLPPSPPDRPNVDQHDIPAGAKFNDNELAILVQNELMAGRILANTVISVALREDIRDLFTECINQRMEYEQKILHVMKQKGWLVIPPINIK; this is translated from the coding sequence ATGGTTATGCATCGTTTTAAAGAAAAAGATGAGCCATTCCACTCAGGTGAAGTATATCATTTATGGAGTTATTTATATCAAGTCAAAACATCCTTAGTATCACTGCAAATTTTTATAAATCATAGTGTCGATCATGACTTTCGAGTATTAGTTGAAGATTTATTAGAAAGTTGTTTTACCCAAGAAAGCGAACAAATTGAAGGCATTTTGAAAGAAGCTGGTATTAGATTACCTCCTTCACCTCCCGATCGACCAAATGTAGATCAACATGATATCCCAGCCGGAGCAAAATTTAATGATAATGAACTGGCTATCCTTGTACAAAATGAATTGATGGCAGGAAGAATACTTGCGAATACAGTTATCTCTGTTGCTCTTAGAGAAGATATACGTGATTTATTTACAGAATGTATTAATCAACGTATGGAATATGAACAAAAAATACTCCATGTAATGAAACAAAAAGGATGGCTGGTTATACCACCAATTAATATAAAATAA
- the dapA gene encoding 4-hydroxy-tetrahydrodipicolinate synthase, with translation MNFGKVLTAMVTPFDKHEEIDFQALDYLIDHLINNGSDGLVVAGTTGESPTLTHGERMKLFEYVVKKVNGVVPVIAGTGSNYTKASIELTKEVSKTGVDGVMLVAPYYNKPSQDSMYEHFKVIAESTELPVMLYNVPGRTGVDMDVSTVVRLSQIDNIVSIKDASGNLEKMTNIIRLTDENFSVYSGEDSLTLPALAIGAAGIVSVSSHIIGNDMQEMIHRFEQGQVAEAANIHQRVLPVMQEMFANPSPVPVKTALNIQSVPVGKVRLPLIELNDEQLQNLQSVLSDFEHSKMI, from the coding sequence ATGAATTTTGGAAAAGTATTAACAGCGATGGTGACGCCTTTCGATAAACATGAAGAAATCGATTTTCAAGCATTGGACTATTTAATTGACCATCTAATTAATAATGGTTCAGATGGTTTAGTAGTAGCTGGAACCACAGGAGAATCTCCAACGTTAACACATGGAGAGAGAATGAAATTATTCGAATATGTCGTAAAAAAAGTAAATGGAGTGGTACCAGTAATTGCAGGAACGGGCTCTAATTATACGAAAGCATCCATTGAACTGACAAAGGAAGTATCAAAAACTGGGGTAGATGGAGTAATGTTGGTTGCACCATACTATAATAAGCCTTCACAAGACAGTATGTACGAACACTTCAAAGTGATTGCTGAAAGCACCGAGTTACCAGTTATGTTGTATAACGTGCCAGGGCGAACTGGTGTGGACATGGATGTTTCCACTGTTGTACGTTTATCCCAAATCGATAATATTGTATCTATTAAAGATGCAAGCGGGAATTTAGAAAAAATGACAAATATTATTCGCCTTACTGACGAAAATTTCTCTGTATATAGTGGGGAAGACAGTCTAACTTTACCAGCTTTAGCTATTGGTGCTGCTGGAATTGTATCTGTATCATCTCATATTATAGGAAATGATATGCAAGAAATGATTCATCGTTTTGAACAAGGGCAAGTTGCAGAAGCAGCGAATATTCATCAACGTGTATTACCAGTCATGCAGGAAATGTTTGCAAATCCAAGTCCTGTTCCAGTTAAAACAGCATTAAATATACAATCTGTTCCTGTTGGAAAAGTTCGTTTGCCATTAATAGAGTTAAACGATGAACAGTTACAAAATTTACAGTCCGTATTATCGGATTTCGAACATTCTAAAATGATATAA
- a CDS encoding DUF819 domain-containing protein, producing the protein MENTLIQADDTITLWGIIIVLASLSIFLEQRFNWASKVTGAIIALVSALILSNLGIIPTASSVYDAVWSVIVPLAIPLLLFHVNFKKIWKESGRLLTIFLLSSIGTVTGAITAFFIFKDHIPMLDKLGAMFSGSYIGGGVNFAAMAAKFETPGELVSAAVVADNLMMAILFLLLMMIPAMNFFRKRFSTPHVLEVEKQSSENKGKTQAESFWERKEISLKDIAMSVGTAFLLVIVSLKVAEFFAGIIPSGEQASFFFQLLHGLFGDHYLVLTTLTFIVLALFPSYFEKLNGSQEIGTFLIHIFFVVIGIPASISLIFETAPLLLVFAFIIVIINLIISLLFGKLFKFDLEEILLASNANIGGPTTAAAFAIAKGWRQLIGPILIVGTLGYIIGNYLGTFLGTWFGTIM; encoded by the coding sequence TTGGAAAATACATTAATTCAAGCAGATGATACGATAACACTTTGGGGAATTATCATTGTCTTAGCCTCATTAAGTATTTTTTTAGAACAGCGTTTTAATTGGGCTTCTAAAGTTACTGGAGCAATTATTGCTCTTGTGAGTGCACTAATTCTATCTAATTTGGGAATTATCCCAACAGCCTCAAGCGTGTATGATGCTGTATGGAGTGTAATTGTGCCACTAGCAATCCCTTTGCTTTTATTTCATGTGAATTTCAAGAAAATTTGGAAGGAAAGCGGAAGGTTATTAACCATATTTTTACTTAGTTCGATCGGTACAGTTACAGGGGCAATAACTGCTTTCTTTATTTTTAAAGATCACATTCCAATGCTTGATAAATTAGGAGCGATGTTTAGTGGTTCTTACATAGGTGGAGGAGTTAACTTTGCAGCAATGGCAGCTAAATTTGAAACTCCGGGTGAATTGGTATCAGCTGCAGTAGTGGCGGATAATCTAATGATGGCGATATTGTTCTTACTATTAATGATGATACCGGCGATGAATTTCTTTCGAAAGAGATTCTCTACACCGCATGTATTAGAAGTAGAGAAGCAAAGTTCAGAAAATAAAGGAAAAACACAAGCAGAGAGTTTTTGGGAAAGAAAAGAAATCTCGCTAAAAGATATTGCAATGTCTGTTGGAACAGCATTTTTATTAGTTATTGTTTCTTTAAAAGTAGCTGAATTTTTTGCAGGTATTATTCCAAGTGGCGAACAAGCATCATTTTTCTTTCAATTATTACATGGTCTATTCGGAGATCACTATCTCGTGTTAACGACACTAACATTTATCGTTTTAGCGTTGTTCCCGAGTTATTTTGAAAAGCTAAATGGCAGTCAAGAAATCGGAACCTTTTTAATTCATATTTTCTTTGTAGTAATTGGTATTCCTGCATCTATTTCTCTAATCTTTGAAACGGCACCTTTATTATTAGTTTTTGCATTTATTATTGTTATTATCAATTTGATTATTTCTTTATTATTCGGGAAATTATTCAAGTTTGATTTAGAAGAGATTCTACTTGCTAGTAACGCAAATATTGGAGGACCAACAACCGCTGCGGCATTTGCAATTGCAAAAGGCTGGAGACAACTTATTGGCCCTATATTAATCGTCGGAACTTTGGGTTATATCATCGGTAACTATTTAGGCACTTTTTTAGGAACATGGTTTGGAACTATCATGTAA
- a CDS encoding FAD-binding dehydrogenase — translation MKADVIVIGAGIAGLVATVEIAQSGKNVILIDQEPESSLGGQAWWSFGGLFLVDSKEQRRLGIKDSYELAWNDWKSTSSFDRKEDKWGRKWAEAYVQFAASEKREWLRSYGIRFFPVVGWAERGGSLASGHGNSVPRFHIVWGTGPGIVTPFVERMQSYVKQGLVTYLPRYRAEHLLVKNETVYGVEGSILKASSAQRGEASNRIIVDSFSLKAEYVVITSGGIGANHELIRKNWPERLGKPPKNMLSGVPEHVDGKMLEIAEHAGARIVHRDRMWHYTEGIKNWNSVWKNHGIRILPGPSSIWLDAEGNRFNAPNYPGFDTLSTLEAIQKTGYDYSWFILTQKIIEKEFALSGSEQNPDLTNKRISEVLKRAQSGAPGPVQKFLDHGEDFVTALNLEDLVQKMNQLTETPLLKVEHVISQIEARDLQLANKFTKDLQLAAMYNSRKFLGDKLIRTAKPHPILKAENGPLIGVKLHILSRKTLGGLQTDLSGRVFNQQNNFIKGLYAAGEVAGFGGGGMHGYRALEGTFVGGCLFSGRTVGRSIARGE, via the coding sequence ATGAAAGCGGACGTAATTGTTATTGGAGCGGGGATTGCAGGTCTAGTTGCAACAGTAGAAATAGCACAATCTGGAAAGAACGTGATTCTGATTGATCAGGAACCTGAATCATCACTTGGAGGACAAGCTTGGTGGTCATTTGGTGGCTTATTTTTAGTAGATTCCAAAGAACAACGAAGATTAGGAATAAAAGATTCCTATGAACTCGCTTGGAATGATTGGAAATCTACCTCAAGCTTTGATCGTAAAGAGGATAAGTGGGGGAGAAAATGGGCGGAAGCATATGTCCAATTTGCCGCTTCGGAAAAAAGAGAGTGGTTACGTAGTTATGGAATACGTTTCTTTCCTGTTGTTGGTTGGGCAGAAAGAGGTGGTAGTCTAGCTTCTGGACATGGAAATTCAGTACCTAGATTTCATATTGTATGGGGAACAGGCCCAGGTATTGTAACTCCATTTGTAGAGCGCATGCAATCCTATGTAAAACAAGGATTAGTCACTTATTTACCACGTTATCGTGCGGAACATCTATTGGTTAAAAATGAAACCGTTTACGGTGTGGAGGGGTCCATATTGAAGGCCTCGTCAGCACAACGAGGAGAGGCAAGTAACAGAATTATAGTAGATAGCTTTTCATTGAAGGCAGAATATGTAGTGATTACATCTGGAGGAATTGGAGCAAACCACGAATTAATACGAAAAAATTGGCCGGAGCGGCTTGGAAAACCACCAAAAAATATGTTGAGCGGTGTTCCTGAGCATGTAGATGGAAAAATGTTAGAAATAGCTGAACATGCGGGAGCACGAATTGTTCACCGTGATCGTATGTGGCATTATACAGAAGGAATTAAAAATTGGAATTCGGTCTGGAAAAATCATGGGATTCGTATTTTACCAGGGCCATCGTCGATTTGGTTAGATGCAGAAGGAAATCGATTTAATGCACCAAACTATCCAGGGTTTGATACATTAAGCACATTAGAAGCGATACAAAAGACAGGGTATGATTATTCATGGTTTATATTAACGCAAAAGATTATTGAGAAAGAATTTGCCTTGTCTGGTTCAGAGCAAAATCCGGACCTAACCAATAAGCGAATAAGTGAAGTTTTAAAAAGAGCGCAATCTGGTGCTCCGGGACCAGTTCAAAAATTTCTGGATCATGGTGAAGATTTTGTAACAGCGTTAAATTTAGAAGACCTCGTTCAAAAAATGAATCAATTGACGGAAACGCCGTTATTAAAAGTAGAACATGTAATATCTCAAATCGAAGCAAGAGACCTTCAATTAGCAAATAAATTCACCAAAGATTTACAGTTAGCTGCCATGTATAATTCTCGTAAGTTTCTTGGAGATAAATTAATTCGTACTGCAAAACCGCATCCGATATTAAAAGCTGAAAATGGTCCATTAATCGGTGTAAAACTGCATATACTTAGTCGGAAAACCCTTGGAGGATTACAGACGGATTTATCGGGAAGAGTATTTAATCAGCAAAACAATTTCATCAAAGGGTTATATGCTGCAGGTGAAGTTGCAGGTTTCGGTGGTGGAGGAATGCATGGTTATAGAGCATTAGAAGGAACGTTTGTCGGCGGCTGTTTATTTAGCGGTCGAACCGTAGGAAGGTCAATTGCAAGAGGTGAATGA
- a CDS encoding amino acid deaminase/aldolase, which yields MDWKAIIKNVPLDAKPQLLLDQNALESNIVNIEKQANGKNIRLATKSIRSIPVLHKILSSSSTFKGLMCFTASEALFLVKHGFDDVLIGYPTFDKKSLQEIATLNLQGNTITCMVDSKEHIELLTKVQKENGGQFYTCIEMDMSNNWAGFHFGVRRSPLKSPKEVIHLAKFIDSQEGVFIKGLMGYEAQIAGVTDSNSEEKMRSNIIKRLKKKSIPTIAKRREQVHQLFQKNNMQIEFFNGGGTGSLQTTSQEKTVTEVTVGSGFFAPLLFDQYRDFQYEPALFFSLPIVRQPKKHIYTCLGGGYIGSGSIGEEKQPQPVYPSDSTLISLEGAGEVQTPIQTKVNLSIGDSVIFRAAKAGEICERFSEILVIDNGKWRQTYPTYRGEGECFL from the coding sequence ATGGATTGGAAAGCAATCATAAAAAATGTACCATTAGATGCTAAGCCTCAACTATTGTTAGATCAAAATGCACTAGAATCAAATATAGTTAACATCGAAAAACAAGCGAACGGTAAAAATATTCGTTTAGCTACCAAGTCAATTCGTTCGATCCCTGTTTTACACAAAATTTTATCATCAAGTTCAACATTTAAAGGGTTAATGTGCTTTACCGCTTCAGAAGCTTTGTTTTTAGTTAAACACGGATTTGATGATGTTTTAATTGGATATCCAACATTCGACAAGAAATCTCTCCAAGAAATCGCAACGCTTAATCTTCAAGGAAATACAATCACATGTATGGTAGATAGTAAAGAGCATATTGAATTATTAACAAAAGTTCAAAAAGAAAATGGCGGACAATTTTACACGTGCATTGAAATGGATATGAGTAATAATTGGGCAGGATTCCATTTTGGCGTACGTCGATCTCCATTAAAGTCACCAAAAGAAGTAATCCACCTGGCAAAATTTATTGATTCTCAAGAAGGTGTATTTATTAAAGGGTTAATGGGGTATGAGGCACAAATTGCTGGTGTTACTGATAGTAATTCAGAAGAAAAGATGAGGAGTAATATTATTAAGCGGTTAAAGAAAAAATCAATTCCTACTATTGCTAAACGTAGAGAACAAGTGCATCAATTATTTCAAAAAAATAATATGCAAATTGAATTTTTTAATGGAGGTGGAACAGGAAGCTTACAAACAACTTCACAGGAAAAAACTGTCACCGAAGTAACAGTAGGTTCAGGTTTTTTTGCACCATTATTATTCGATCAATATCGAGATTTCCAATATGAACCTGCTTTATTCTTCTCGCTTCCGATTGTTAGGCAACCGAAGAAGCACATTTATACATGTTTAGGTGGTGGCTATATAGGCTCTGGTAGCATTGGAGAAGAGAAACAACCGCAACCAGTGTATCCATCTGATTCTACATTGATTTCTTTGGAAGGAGCAGGAGAAGTACAAACACCTATTCAAACAAAAGTTAACTTATCAATAGGAGATTCAGTTATTTTTCGGGCTGCAAAAGCAGGAGAAATTTGTGAACGATTCTCTGAAATATTAGTAATTGATAATGGCAAGTGGAGGCAGACATACCCAACTTATCGTGGGGAAGGGGAATGCTTTCTATGA
- a CDS encoding D-arabinono-1,4-lactone oxidase, translating to MKQLQNYKWRNWSSTSNCSPERMYYPSSIHDVVAIVEAATKNHKKIRVVGAGHSFTNLVMTEEWLVSLDNLTGVKEVDDNNHTVTVYGGTRLYDLSKALEKLGYAQENLGDINLQSIAGAISTGTHGTGIQFGSIPTQVKELTFVTAGGNLLTLNEENNVELFKASLVSLGMFGIIIEVKLQVVPSPVYRYISDHVYYPNLLNNLDKYILDNQHFEFFMFPYAEQVQTKTMNPTNTSPKSIKLHQWNNLILENYMFQAVSHLCLLTPSLSRSISRLSAKLVNKATINAKSYQLFATPRKVRFIEMEYGIPLEHFKEAIQEIRETIVQNQYTVHFPIECRTVKHDDIWLSPSYKRDSAYIAFHVYKGMEYRTYFRDMETIMKKYNGRPHWGKMHQQKTKDFRKMYPKWDRFIQLRELVDPEKIFINRYLDELFYNDERVKV from the coding sequence ATGAAACAATTACAAAATTACAAGTGGCGTAATTGGTCTTCTACCTCCAACTGTTCACCAGAACGGATGTATTATCCTAGCTCCATTCATGATGTAGTTGCAATTGTAGAAGCGGCAACAAAAAATCATAAGAAAATACGAGTAGTTGGTGCAGGTCATTCTTTTACAAACTTAGTAATGACTGAAGAGTGGCTTGTATCTCTAGACAATTTAACAGGTGTTAAGGAAGTCGATGATAATAATCATACAGTCACAGTCTATGGAGGTACTCGGCTTTATGATTTAAGTAAAGCTTTGGAAAAACTGGGTTACGCACAGGAGAATTTAGGAGATATTAATCTACAAAGTATCGCAGGAGCAATTTCAACTGGAACCCATGGTACTGGGATTCAGTTCGGTAGCATCCCTACACAGGTGAAGGAATTAACCTTTGTTACGGCTGGTGGTAATCTTCTAACACTTAATGAGGAGAATAACGTAGAACTCTTCAAAGCTAGTCTAGTTTCATTAGGGATGTTTGGAATAATTATTGAAGTTAAACTCCAGGTGGTTCCTAGTCCTGTATATCGGTATATCAGTGATCATGTTTATTATCCGAACCTTTTAAATAACTTAGATAAGTATATACTAGATAATCAACATTTTGAATTTTTTATGTTTCCTTATGCCGAACAAGTTCAAACGAAAACAATGAATCCTACAAACACATCTCCGAAGAGCATAAAACTACATCAGTGGAATAACCTCATCTTGGAAAATTATATGTTTCAAGCAGTATCCCATCTTTGTTTATTAACCCCCAGCTTAAGTAGGTCGATAAGTCGTTTATCTGCAAAACTTGTTAATAAAGCTACTATCAATGCGAAGAGTTATCAATTATTTGCAACTCCTCGTAAAGTTCGGTTTATTGAAATGGAATATGGAATACCGTTAGAGCACTTTAAAGAAGCTATTCAAGAAATACGAGAGACAATCGTGCAAAATCAGTATACGGTTCATTTTCCAATTGAATGTCGTACGGTAAAGCATGATGATATATGGCTAAGTCCGTCGTACAAGAGAGACTCTGCCTATATTGCATTCCATGTCTATAAAGGGATGGAATACCGTACGTACTTTCGTGACATGGAAACAATTATGAAAAAATATAACGGCCGACCACATTGGGGTAAAATGCACCAACAAAAAACGAAAGACTTTCGTAAAATGTATCCAAAATGGGATAGATTTATCCAATTAAGAGAACTAGTTGATCCGGAGAAGATTTTCATCAATCGTTACTTAGATGAACTTTTTTATAACGATGAACGAGTAAAAGTATAA
- a CDS encoding VOC family protein translates to MAKVIGFEISSQDPKKAIEFYKMVFGWEVEDSNWNYWSIIPDTIGETGAFVGGISKGPGDFPHGTRIQIEVDSIDETLSLALQHQALIVREKMEFENYYLAYIVDPTGIGIGLIEFKQ, encoded by the coding sequence ATGGCAAAAGTGATAGGATTTGAGATTAGTAGTCAAGATCCAAAAAAAGCAATTGAGTTTTATAAGATGGTCTTTGGTTGGGAGGTAGAAGATTCTAATTGGAATTATTGGTCAATTATTCCTGATACTATTGGTGAAACGGGTGCATTTGTAGGTGGAATCAGTAAAGGGCCAGGTGATTTTCCACATGGAACCCGTATACAAATAGAGGTAGATTCTATAGATGAAACGTTAAGTCTAGCTTTACAACATCAAGCTCTAATTGTGCGAGAAAAAATGGAGTTTGAAAACTATTATTTAGCATATATTGTAGACCCGACTGGAATTGGAATCGGTCTAATTGAATTTAAACAATAA
- a CDS encoding VOC family protein produces the protein MSLFKEIGDVFLHVNDLKQSAEWYAKILGKPNPEVNTSHPVHWFGLGNRGVLLDDNRNNSDYIRPSFMLLTEDIDSAYDWIKENDGIIEKEISRDDMVSFFVFSDMDKNMIMVCEQHQ, from the coding sequence ATGAGTTTATTTAAAGAAATTGGTGATGTGTTTTTACACGTAAATGATTTAAAGCAATCCGCAGAATGGTATGCGAAAATTTTAGGGAAGCCCAATCCAGAAGTAAATACTTCTCACCCCGTACATTGGTTTGGACTTGGAAACAGAGGGGTGTTATTAGATGATAACCGAAATAATTCGGATTATATAAGACCCTCTTTTATGTTATTGACTGAAGATATCGACAGCGCTTATGATTGGATTAAAGAAAATGATGGTATCATCGAAAAAGAGATTTCTAGAGATGATATGGTTTCGTTTTTTGTCTTCTCTGATATGGATAAAAATATGATTATGGTCTGCGAACAACATCAATAA
- a CDS encoding HAD family hydrolase has translation MVKTILFDFDGTIANTLPLCFEAFRTVFKEFDHISLTNDEIKEMFGPSETEIIQLNVKHPDKLQAIERFYEVYEVLHQSYVNPMEDLHNLLDELDTNGMNLGIVTGKAKRSLDVSLKQLKIQSNFDVVITGDDVINPKPNGEGVIRAMEELNVTPEEVVFVGDSEADILAGKEANVTTVGVHWSAEVQSANFTTKPDYYFTRIDQFKVELFK, from the coding sequence ATGGTGAAAACTATTCTGTTTGATTTTGATGGAACAATTGCAAATACTCTCCCATTGTGTTTTGAGGCATTTAGAACAGTATTTAAAGAGTTCGACCATATTTCTTTGACTAATGATGAGATAAAAGAGATGTTTGGTCCATCTGAAACAGAAATAATTCAACTAAATGTTAAGCATCCAGATAAATTACAAGCGATTGAACGATTTTATGAAGTATATGAAGTATTACATCAATCATATGTTAATCCGATGGAAGATCTTCACAATCTATTGGATGAATTAGATACGAATGGTATGAATCTTGGAATTGTTACGGGTAAAGCCAAAAGAAGTTTAGATGTCTCCTTAAAACAATTAAAAATACAATCAAATTTTGATGTAGTCATAACAGGAGATGATGTAATTAATCCGAAACCCAATGGAGAAGGTGTAATCCGGGCAATGGAAGAATTAAATGTTACACCGGAAGAAGTAGTGTTCGTTGGAGATAGTGAAGCAGATATTTTAGCTGGAAAAGAAGCCAATGTAACTACAGTTGGAGTTCATTGGAGTGCAGAAGTTCAATCTGCTAATTTCACTACGAAACCAGATTATTATTTTACTAGAATAGATCAGTTTAAAGTTGAATTATTTAAATAA
- a CDS encoding NUDIX hydrolase — MSYKWLQWAKRIQAISQSGVSFTQDKFDQERYQELIKLSAEIIADYSDYNMEAVEQLFLLEQGYQTPKVDVRGVVFNKDKILLVKEEIDNKWSLPGGFCDVGLSPSENVIKEIQEEAGLEVQKKKLMAVYDMEKHQHSPQPYHYYKFFIHCEVLGGALAEGIETIDVDFFDENSLPSLSEGRNTLSQLKQMFHYYRNPEEPTYFD, encoded by the coding sequence ATGAGTTATAAATGGTTACAGTGGGCAAAAAGGATACAAGCTATATCACAATCTGGTGTTAGTTTTACACAAGATAAATTTGATCAAGAACGTTATCAGGAACTTATAAAACTAAGTGCAGAAATAATCGCTGATTATAGTGATTATAATATGGAAGCGGTTGAACAGTTATTTCTATTAGAACAAGGTTATCAGACACCTAAAGTAGATGTTAGAGGGGTAGTTTTTAATAAAGATAAAATACTCCTAGTAAAAGAGGAGATTGATAATAAATGGTCTTTACCTGGTGGCTTTTGTGATGTTGGATTATCCCCAAGTGAAAATGTTATAAAAGAAATTCAGGAAGAAGCTGGACTAGAAGTTCAAAAAAAGAAATTGATGGCTGTATATGATATGGAAAAACATCAACACTCACCCCAACCATATCATTATTATAAATTTTTTATACATTGTGAAGTTTTAGGTGGAGCTTTAGCAGAAGGAATAGAAACGATAGATGTGGATTTTTTTGATGAAAATAGTCTGCCAAGTTTATCTGAGGGAAGAAATACTCTATCACAATTGAAACAAATGTTTCATTATTATCGTAATCCAGAAGAACCTACCTATTTTGATTAA
- a CDS encoding ABC transporter ATP-binding protein, which translates to MSKAAMELKNVSKQIKKKEIIKGLNFSIERGEVFGFVGPNGAGKTTTIRMMVGLMSISEGEVLIQGKSIQSEYKDAIKEVGAIVENPEMYPFLSGWKNLKQFARMMPDVTDERIKEVIRLVGLEKAIHEKAGRYSLGMRQRLGIAQALLHRPSILILDEPTNGLDPAGIREIRQYIRALAEKENVAVIVSSHLLTEIELMCDRIGIIKNGELIAVESVRNESNEENIKQVMQITTDNPDKAQEILSGKESLSIHKEIDSITVNCERDEIPSILKELLNQGVLVYEVQQVKGSLEDKFFELIGENVIE; encoded by the coding sequence TTGTCAAAAGCAGCAATGGAACTAAAAAATGTTTCGAAACAAATTAAGAAAAAAGAAATCATCAAAGGGTTGAATTTTTCCATTGAAAGAGGAGAAGTATTTGGATTTGTAGGTCCGAACGGAGCGGGTAAAACGACGACAATTCGTATGATGGTTGGCTTGATGAGTATTTCTGAAGGAGAAGTATTGATTCAAGGGAAATCAATTCAATCGGAGTATAAGGACGCTATAAAAGAAGTTGGCGCAATTGTAGAAAATCCGGAGATGTATCCGTTTCTATCTGGATGGAAGAATTTAAAACAATTTGCCCGAATGATGCCAGATGTAACTGATGAACGAATAAAAGAAGTGATTCGATTAGTAGGTTTAGAAAAAGCGATTCACGAGAAAGCAGGACGTTATTCTTTAGGTATGCGTCAACGCTTAGGAATCGCACAAGCTTTGTTGCATCGTCCATCCATTTTAATTTTAGATGAACCTACCAATGGATTAGATCCGGCAGGTATTAGAGAAATAAGACAATACATACGTGCACTTGCGGAAAAAGAAAATGTAGCAGTCATTGTATCTAGTCATCTATTAACAGAAATAGAATTAATGTGTGATCGAATTGGTATTATTAAAAATGGAGAATTAATTGCAGTTGAATCTGTACGAAATGAGTCTAATGAAGAAAATATAAAACAAGTGATGCAAATCACTACGGATAACCCTGATAAAGCGCAAGAAATTCTTTCCGGTAAAGAATCATTATCCATTCATAAAGAAATCGACTCTATTACAGTGAATTGTGAACGAGATGAAATCCCATCTATTTTAAAAGAACTACTTAATCAAGGAGTACTTGTCTATGAAGTACAACAAGTAAAAGGGTCTCTAGAGGATAAATTCTTTGAACTGATTGGAGAGAATGTAATTGAGTAA
- a CDS encoding ABC transporter permease — protein sequence MSNFINLVKNEQIKIYHLKSTWAMYILLAVFVIGGALISKFFGQEGVVSSDFQPNLHDYYMNTLGEVPAYDAWAFLYENMFLISVISLFTIIIASSIISNEFKWGTIKLLLIRPSTRAKILLSKYVSVFLFAITIMIFMMISSFLIGLIMFGINGANPTLVVESGMSFTETTYLAQIQKDMVIGSASFILITTLAFTISTLFRSSAMAIGISIFLLLSNQMIAFFLSQYDWAKYILFLNMDLNQYTANGTPYIEGMTLGFSITMLIIYYIIFIAISWFSFTKRDVAGN from the coding sequence TTGAGTAATTTTATTAATTTAGTCAAAAATGAACAAATCAAAATCTATCATTTAAAATCTACCTGGGCAATGTATATTCTTCTTGCTGTATTTGTTATTGGAGGAGCACTGATTAGTAAATTTTTTGGGCAAGAAGGTGTGGTTAGCTCTGACTTTCAACCCAATTTACATGATTATTACATGAATACACTTGGTGAAGTACCAGCTTATGATGCTTGGGCCTTTCTATATGAAAATATGTTTCTTATTTCAGTTATAAGTCTATTTACAATTATTATTGCATCCAGTATCATTTCCAACGAGTTTAAATGGGGAACGATTAAGTTATTATTAATACGCCCTAGTACACGCGCGAAAATACTATTATCTAAGTATGTTTCCGTGTTCTTATTTGCCATTACGATTATGATATTTATGATGATTTCTTCATTTCTAATCGGGTTAATTATGTTTGGTATAAATGGGGCCAATCCTACTTTAGTAGTCGAATCCGGAATGAGTTTCACAGAAACTACCTATTTAGCCCAAATACAAAAAGATATGGTGATAGGTAGTGCTTCGTTTATTCTCATAACTACATTGGCATTTACGATATCTACTTTATTCCGAAGTAGTGCAATGGCAATCGGAATCTCGATCTTTTTACTTCTATCAAATCAAATGATTGCATTCTTTTTAAGCCAATATGATTGGGCGAAATACATTCTATTCTTAAATATGGATTTAAATCAGTATACCGCAAATGGTACTCCATATATAGAAGGAATGACGTTAGGCTTTTCGATAACGATGTTAATTATTTACTATATTATTTTTATAGCTATTTCGTGGTTTTCGTTTACGAAAAGAGATGTTGCAGGTAATTAA